The following proteins come from a genomic window of Rhizobium sp. 007:
- a CDS encoding FAD-dependent oxidoreductase, which translates to MRADILVVGGGLGGVAAALGACRAGKSVIMTEEFDWIGGQSTSQAVPSDEHTWVEQFGITRSYRKLRNGIRQYYRDNYPLTEAARGWGDLNPGGGWVSRICAEPRVSLAVMEAMLMPYRGAGRLKVLQPYRPVTADVDGDRVRSITVRHRDTGREIVIAANYILDATELGDLLPMTGTEYVKGFEAQSDTGEPNAPAKAQPDNVQAVSVCFAVDCVDGDQTIDKPEHYDYWCKYQPHFWGGPLLGFTAPHPRTLEFTTRSFTPNVDDNPLLVDADQRKGGGDENLWLFRRIAARRNFVPGFYESDICFVNWPMIDYMDGTIVDVSEEEKAKHLKSAADLSYSVFYWLQTQAPRVDGGQGYRGLRLRGDITGTEHGLAMAPYVRESRRIKPVTRVVEQDLSYAVRGGKGAVSYRDSVGIGMYRIDLHPSTGGDNYIDVASCPFEIPLGALLPERMKNLIPASKNIGTTHITNGCYRLHPVEWNIGEVAGMLAAYCLEKGLKPHQVQENDEHLRDFQRELTREGIEIRWPDIAAY; encoded by the coding sequence ATGCGAGCGGATATTCTGGTGGTGGGCGGCGGCCTCGGCGGTGTAGCGGCGGCACTTGGTGCATGCCGGGCGGGCAAGAGCGTCATTATGACCGAGGAATTCGACTGGATCGGCGGTCAGTCGACCAGCCAGGCCGTGCCCTCCGACGAGCATACTTGGGTCGAGCAGTTCGGCATCACGCGCTCCTATCGAAAGCTGCGCAATGGCATTCGCCAGTATTACCGCGACAACTACCCGCTGACCGAAGCGGCTCGGGGCTGGGGCGATCTCAATCCGGGCGGCGGCTGGGTGAGTCGCATCTGCGCCGAGCCGCGGGTCAGCCTCGCGGTGATGGAAGCGATGCTGATGCCCTATCGTGGCGCCGGTCGTCTCAAGGTGCTGCAGCCCTATAGACCGGTCACGGCTGATGTCGATGGCGATAGGGTTCGCTCCATCACCGTCCGCCATCGCGATACGGGCAGGGAGATCGTCATCGCTGCCAATTACATCCTTGATGCGACCGAACTTGGCGATCTGCTGCCGATGACCGGCACCGAGTATGTGAAGGGTTTCGAGGCCCAGTCCGATACGGGCGAGCCTAATGCACCGGCAAAAGCCCAGCCGGACAACGTCCAGGCGGTGTCGGTCTGCTTCGCCGTCGATTGCGTGGATGGCGACCAGACGATCGACAAGCCGGAGCACTACGACTACTGGTGCAAGTATCAGCCGCATTTCTGGGGCGGCCCGCTGCTTGGTTTCACTGCGCCGCATCCGCGCACGCTGGAATTCACGACCCGCTCGTTCACGCCGAATGTTGACGACAATCCGCTGCTGGTCGATGCCGACCAGCGCAAGGGCGGTGGCGACGAAAACCTCTGGCTTTTCCGCCGCATCGCGGCACGCCGCAATTTCGTGCCCGGCTTCTACGAATCCGACATCTGCTTCGTGAACTGGCCGATGATCGACTACATGGACGGCACGATCGTCGACGTTTCCGAAGAGGAGAAGGCGAAGCACCTGAAGTCGGCCGCCGATCTTTCTTACTCGGTCTTCTACTGGCTGCAGACGCAAGCGCCGCGCGTCGACGGCGGGCAGGGCTATCGCGGCCTACGGCTCCGCGGCGACATCACGGGCACCGAACATGGCCTCGCCATGGCCCCTTATGTCCGCGAAAGCCGCCGCATCAAGCCGGTAACGCGCGTCGTCGAACAGGATCTTTCTTATGCTGTACGCGGAGGAAAAGGTGCCGTGAGCTATCGCGACAGCGTCGGAATCGGCATGTATCGCATCGACCTTCATCCCTCGACCGGCGGCGACAACTATATCGATGTGGCGTCCTGTCCGTTCGAGATCCCGCTCGGCGCGCTGCTGCCTGAGCGGATGAAGAACCTCATTCCGGCCAGTAAGAACATCGGCACCACCCACATCACCAACGGCTGCTACCGCCTTCATCCAGTCGAATGGAATATCGGCGAAGTGGCCGGCATGCTCGCGGCCTATTGCCTGGAGAAAGGACTGAAACCTCACCAGGTCCAGGAAAACGACGAGCATCTCCGCGACTTCCAGCGAGAGCTCACCCGTGAGGGCATTGAAATCCGCTGGCCGGACATCGCGGCCTACTGA
- a CDS encoding LacI family DNA-binding transcriptional regulator, whose product MTGSKRLTQHDIAKLAGVSQATVSLVLNGAPAALARIPQDTRERVQHVIRTTGYVADPIARRMAKGLNRILGVFTYEPAFPSEQADFFAPFLLGIEEEAQAQNYDLLLLTGAGVGRERKIFADGNRLRIADGCLVLGREFDRAELKRLVSGNYPFVAIGRREDAGGPVPYVGGDYTNGTRTLVEKARALGHEKLAYVGPSGSAESVADRWRGFADATTAGAELVLHVDEVGRPAGETLDVIVASGATAVFFIELADAVRVEAAARKRGLSVPEDFSAIVLGSHVRAERSHVQFTAFDIPREEMGRQATAMLVRRIEGAAPIEQILLTCEPVEGETLGPAPFGSAKKRM is encoded by the coding sequence GTGACAGGCAGTAAGCGCTTGACTCAGCACGATATTGCGAAACTAGCCGGCGTCAGCCAGGCGACCGTCTCGCTTGTGCTGAATGGCGCTCCCGCAGCTCTGGCGCGCATCCCGCAGGACACCCGCGAACGTGTGCAGCATGTCATCCGCACGACGGGTTATGTGGCCGACCCGATCGCCCGGCGCATGGCCAAGGGCCTCAATCGCATTCTCGGCGTCTTCACCTACGAACCAGCCTTCCCGAGCGAGCAGGCGGACTTCTTCGCGCCCTTCCTGCTCGGCATCGAGGAAGAAGCGCAGGCGCAGAACTACGATCTCCTGCTTTTGACCGGCGCCGGTGTCGGCCGGGAACGGAAGATCTTTGCCGACGGCAACCGGCTCAGGATCGCCGACGGCTGCCTTGTGCTTGGCCGCGAATTCGATCGCGCCGAACTCAAGCGGCTGGTTTCTGGCAATTATCCCTTCGTGGCGATCGGCCGACGTGAGGACGCTGGCGGACCCGTTCCTTACGTCGGCGGCGATTACACGAACGGCACGCGGACACTGGTCGAGAAGGCGAGGGCGTTGGGACACGAGAAGCTGGCTTACGTCGGCCCCAGTGGATCGGCCGAATCGGTCGCGGACCGCTGGCGCGGCTTTGCAGACGCGACCACCGCGGGCGCCGAGCTGGTTTTGCATGTCGACGAGGTCGGTCGGCCGGCCGGCGAGACCCTCGATGTCATCGTCGCGAGCGGCGCGACTGCCGTCTTCTTCATCGAACTGGCGGATGCGGTGCGCGTCGAGGCGGCGGCTCGCAAGCGCGGCCTTTCCGTCCCCGAAGATTTCTCGGCGATCGTACTCGGCAGCCATGTGCGCGCCGAGCGCAGCCATGTGCAGTTCACCGCCTTCGACATTCCTCGCGAAGAAATGGGGCGGCAGGCGACCGCCATGCTGGTGCGCCGAATCGAGGGTGCGGCCCCGATCGAACAAATTCTTCTGACCTGTGAACCGGTCGAAGGCGAGACGCTTGGTCCCGCCCCTTTCGGCTCTGCAAAGAAACGGATGTGA
- a CDS encoding SGNH/GDSL hydrolase family protein, translating to MQFGDHLKSLGISNIRVFGDSITAGLNASQPHLAWPPLFAAEVDGLPIQNHAVPGTVLQGSRLADGKPRPDNGLGRFKRALLAGPHRDAILILYGYNDARYTAAPETMNVRNFTRDYARMLEKLIEAGHGERLAIGSPPYIPDAGFLVGSAGFMGQTRTGFEGYVEVVRMLARRFSLFYAPVYESMKAHGDGVLASADQIHPSDAGHRAISGAFMNARR from the coding sequence ATGCAATTCGGGGACCACTTGAAATCACTGGGAATCTCCAACATCCGCGTGTTCGGCGACAGCATCACGGCCGGCTTGAACGCCAGCCAGCCGCATCTTGCCTGGCCTCCTCTGTTCGCAGCCGAGGTCGACGGCTTGCCGATCCAAAACCACGCGGTTCCAGGTACCGTGTTGCAGGGCTCACGCCTTGCGGATGGCAAGCCGCGGCCGGACAATGGGCTCGGCCGCTTCAAACGGGCTCTTTTGGCTGGGCCGCATCGCGATGCGATCCTGATCCTCTACGGCTACAACGACGCCCGCTATACGGCGGCGCCGGAGACCATGAATGTGCGGAATTTCACGCGCGACTATGCGCGGATGCTGGAAAAGCTGATCGAAGCCGGCCACGGCGAGCGGCTCGCAATCGGCAGCCCGCCTTACATCCCCGATGCCGGGTTTTTGGTCGGCAGCGCCGGCTTCATGGGCCAGACGCGAACCGGTTTCGAAGGTTATGTCGAGGTCGTGCGCATGCTGGCGCGACGCTTCTCACTCTTCTATGCACCTGTTTACGAGAGCATGAAAGCTCATGGCGACGGCGTCTTGGCCTCAGCTGATCAAATCCATCCGAGCGATGCCGGACATCGCGCGATCTCTGGTGCGTTCATGAATGCGCGTCGTTGA
- the pcaQ gene encoding pca operon transcription factor PcaQ, producing MIDSRIKFRHLQTFVEVARQKSVMKTAELLRVSQPAVTKTIRELEEVLGVAVFERDGRGIKITRYGEVFLKHAGAALTALRHGLDSVTQERVGDAPPIRIGALPTVSTRVMPQAIELFLKENTWSRIKIVTGENAVLLEQLRVGDLDLVVGRLAGAEKMAGFSFEHLYSEQVVFAVRAGHPLLKTKQSPFGALADYTVLMPTRASIIRPFVESFLIANGVPNLPNQIETVSDSFGRAFLRSSDAIWIISTGVVAADIEDGMLAVLPIDTSETKGPVGLTMRTDAIPSLPLSILMQTIREAARETSAR from the coding sequence ATGATCGACAGCCGTATCAAGTTTCGCCATCTACAGACCTTTGTCGAGGTTGCGCGACAGAAAAGCGTCATGAAGACGGCTGAACTCCTGCGTGTCAGCCAGCCTGCGGTGACAAAGACGATCCGCGAACTGGAAGAGGTGCTTGGCGTTGCGGTTTTCGAGCGCGACGGGCGCGGCATCAAGATCACACGGTACGGTGAGGTGTTCCTGAAGCATGCGGGCGCGGCGCTGACGGCGCTCCGCCACGGGCTCGATTCCGTCACCCAGGAGCGGGTGGGCGATGCTCCGCCGATCCGCATCGGCGCGCTTCCGACGGTTTCGACGCGCGTCATGCCGCAGGCGATAGAGCTATTCCTCAAAGAAAATACCTGGAGCCGCATCAAGATCGTGACTGGGGAAAATGCGGTGCTTTTGGAGCAGCTTCGGGTCGGCGACCTCGATCTTGTCGTCGGACGCCTTGCAGGAGCGGAAAAGATGGCAGGCTTTTCCTTTGAGCATCTCTATTCCGAGCAGGTGGTGTTTGCCGTCCGGGCTGGCCACCCGCTGCTGAAAACCAAACAGTCGCCCTTTGGCGCGCTTGCGGATTACACAGTGCTGATGCCCACGCGGGCCTCGATCATCCGGCCTTTCGTGGAAAGTTTCCTAATCGCCAATGGCGTACCGAACCTGCCGAACCAGATCGAGACGGTTTCCGATTCTTTCGGCCGCGCCTTCCTGCGGTCAAGCGACGCAATCTGGATCATCTCGACTGGCGTTGTGGCAGCCGACATCGAAGACGGCATGCTTGCGGTCCTGCCGATCGACACGAGCGAAACGAAAGGGCCTGTGGGTCTGACGATGCGCACGGATGCCATCCCCTCATTGCCGCTATCTATTCTGATGCAGACGATCCGGGAGGCCGCGCGCGAGACTTCCGCAAGATGA
- the pcaD gene encoding 3-oxoadipate enol-lactonase, which produces MQFARVNDVTIHYQIIGGPADKPVIVFANSLGTDFRIWRDVIVRLAGDFAIVLYDKRGHGLSDVGQLPYSIDDHASDLIGLLETLEVERAFICGLSVGGLIAQSLYQQRPDLVRGLILCDTAHKIGTAETWNARIEAVENNGIGSIVNAVMERWFTPAFRRPENPAYAGYCNMLARQNVEGYAATCGAIRDADFTKAAGKIAVPTICIVGDQDGSTPPDLVRSTAQLIPNARFETIRDAGHIPCVEQPEALTAVIRAFIDFALHGELSP; this is translated from the coding sequence GTGCAATTTGCCCGCGTCAACGATGTCACGATCCACTATCAAATCATTGGTGGCCCTGCCGACAAGCCGGTCATTGTCTTTGCCAATTCGCTCGGCACGGATTTCAGGATCTGGCGCGATGTGATCGTGCGGCTGGCAGGTGATTTTGCAATCGTGCTTTACGACAAGCGCGGGCATGGTCTTTCGGATGTCGGCCAGTTGCCGTATTCGATCGACGATCATGCCTCAGACCTGATCGGCCTCCTGGAGACGCTTGAGGTCGAGCGGGCCTTCATCTGCGGCCTTTCGGTCGGCGGGCTCATCGCGCAGTCGCTTTACCAGCAGCGCCCGGATCTCGTGCGCGGCCTCATCCTTTGCGATACGGCACATAAGATCGGCACCGCCGAAACATGGAACGCCCGCATCGAGGCGGTCGAAAACAACGGGATCGGCAGCATCGTCAATGCGGTGATGGAGCGTTGGTTCACGCCCGCCTTCCGCCGCCCGGAAAATCCGGCCTATGCCGGCTACTGCAACATGCTTGCCCGCCAGAACGTCGAAGGCTATGCGGCAACCTGCGGCGCCATCCGCGATGCCGATTTCACAAAGGCCGCAGGCAAGATTGCGGTTCCCACCATCTGCATTGTCGGCGATCAGGACGGTTCGACGCCACCGGACCTGGTGAGGTCCACCGCGCAGTTGATCCCGAACGCCCGGTTTGAAACGATCCGCGATGCCGGTCACATCCCCTGCGTCGAACAACCGGAGGCGCTTACCGCCGTCATCCGCGCCTTCATCGATTTCGCCTTGCATGGAGAACTAAGCCCATGA
- the pcaC gene encoding 4-carboxymuconolactone decarboxylase, whose protein sequence is MNEASIPSERYRQGMATRRAILGHDHVDRAEAGSTAFDKPFQDLITEAAWGHVWSRPTFTKRERSIVTIALLAALGQDDETAMHVRATANTGASREDVCEALLHVAIYAGVPAANHAIKIAKQVFEQMDAEKTA, encoded by the coding sequence ATGAATGAAGCCTCAATCCCGTCCGAACGATACCGGCAGGGCATGGCGACCCGCCGCGCGATCCTCGGCCACGACCACGTCGATCGCGCCGAAGCAGGCTCGACGGCTTTCGACAAACCGTTTCAGGACCTGATTACGGAGGCTGCCTGGGGGCATGTCTGGTCGCGCCCAACCTTCACGAAACGCGAGCGCTCGATCGTAACGATCGCGCTTCTGGCAGCCCTGGGCCAGGATGACGAGACTGCGATGCATGTTCGCGCTACGGCCAATACCGGCGCCAGCCGCGAGGATGTTTGCGAAGCGCTTTTGCACGTGGCGATCTATGCGGGTGTTCCGGCTGCCAATCACGCGATCAAAATCGCCAAACAGGTTTTCGAGCAGATGGACGCCGAAAAGACAGCCTGA
- the pcaH gene encoding protocatechuate 3,4-dioxygenase subunit beta has product MSDISNRKPETGAFFARDRAWHPPAYAPGYKTSVLRSPQRALLSLDGTISEITGPVFGHSIIGELDNDLIHNFARPGESAIGERIIVHGRVLDERDRPVSGALVEFWQANAGGRYRHKKETYLAAIDPNFGGCGRCITDEYGQYSFRTIRPGAYPWPNGVNDWRPAHIHFSIFGHGFAQRLITQMYFEGDPMIWKCPIVGTIPDKAAIEQLIAALDWGNTIPMDARAYKFDIVLRGRRSTLFENRLEGN; this is encoded by the coding sequence ATGTCCGATATTTCGAACCGCAAGCCGGAAACCGGCGCCTTCTTCGCCCGCGACCGCGCCTGGCATCCACCGGCCTATGCGCCCGGCTACAAGACCTCGGTGCTGCGTTCCCCACAACGCGCGTTACTGTCGCTCGACGGCACGATTTCAGAGATTACCGGGCCGGTCTTTGGCCATTCGATCATCGGTGAACTCGACAATGACCTGATCCACAACTTCGCCCGCCCCGGCGAGAGCGCCATCGGCGAGCGCATTATCGTTCACGGACGGGTGCTTGACGAGCGTGACCGGCCAGTCTCGGGCGCGCTGGTCGAATTCTGGCAGGCCAACGCCGGCGGGCGTTATCGCCACAAGAAAGAAACCTATCTCGCGGCCATCGATCCGAATTTCGGCGGCTGCGGGCGCTGCATCACCGACGAATATGGGCAATACTCCTTCCGCACCATTCGCCCCGGCGCCTATCCGTGGCCGAACGGCGTCAACGACTGGCGCCCGGCGCACATCCACTTCTCGATCTTCGGCCACGGCTTTGCTCAGCGGCTGATCACGCAGATGTATTTCGAAGGCGACCCGATGATCTGGAAATGTCCGATCGTCGGCACGATCCCGGACAAGGCTGCAATCGAGCAGCTGATTGCAGCGCTCGACTGGGGCAACACCATCCCCATGGACGCGCGCGCCTACAAGTTCGATATCGTTCTGCGCGGCCGCCGCTCGACCCTGTTCGAAAACCGGCTGGAGGGCAACTGA
- the pcaG gene encoding protocatechuate 3,4-dioxygenase subunit alpha, whose product MQELGYLKETPSQTAGPYVHIGLTPNFCDIGGVYAQDLGSAMVNEKTLGERITVTGHIYDGTGAPVRDAVVEIWQADSAGLYNSPSEMRGAADQNFAGWGRCPTSAEDGVYRFETVKPGCVPFKDGRTMAPHISFWIVARGINIGLHTRMYFPEEADANNADPLLARVELGERIATMIATRDGATYTFDIRLQGEKETVFLDI is encoded by the coding sequence ATGCAGGAACTCGGCTATCTCAAGGAAACCCCGTCGCAAACGGCAGGTCCCTATGTCCATATCGGCCTGACGCCGAATTTCTGTGATATCGGCGGCGTTTACGCACAAGACCTCGGCAGCGCGATGGTCAACGAAAAGACCCTCGGCGAGCGCATCACCGTGACGGGCCACATCTATGATGGAACAGGCGCGCCCGTGCGTGACGCGGTCGTCGAAATCTGGCAGGCCGACAGCGCCGGGCTTTACAACAGCCCATCGGAAATGCGCGGCGCGGCCGACCAGAATTTTGCCGGTTGGGGCCGCTGCCCGACCAGCGCCGAAGATGGCGTCTATAGATTCGAAACCGTCAAGCCTGGCTGCGTGCCCTTCAAGGACGGCCGCACGATGGCGCCGCACATCTCTTTCTGGATCGTTGCGCGCGGTATCAATATCGGGCTCCACACCCGCATGTACTTTCCGGAGGAAGCAGACGCCAACAACGCCGATCCGCTGCTTGCCCGTGTCGAACTCGGCGAGCGCATTGCAACAATGATCGCGACCCGGGACGGCGCAACCTATACGTTTGATATCCGCCTTCAGGGGGAGAAGGAAACGGTATTTCTCGACATTTGA
- a CDS encoding acyltransferase, with the protein MQKTFGHVLTAHKGLGPGFDFLRIALAFSIVLAHSFLLTGNDAFFRSSPLWFAEYALVPMFFALSGFLIAGSAQRLSLKNFLLNRGLRIVPALAVDIVVCALIIGPLVTTVALHDYFLGADFYKYFLNIIGWIHYSLPSVFEQNPTHRVNGALWTVPWEIFCYIIMSALMITSIIKSWQKLALLTGGFILSGLIVQSFGHLLPYRVNLVLSTLFVSRGAQLVFAFLLGILAYQLRDFIPHKKSLFLASMAVCVLAMLTLSSPSIESVPNRLLVIPALVYITVFVGLTPVPLPSVFHKGDYSYGVYLYHDPFLQILISLAPGLFLIPNTGALALYAIGICAAMGIAVFSWHMIEKPILGMRKKFSFVAKARGVDENADIKILPVEKPVKA; encoded by the coding sequence ATGCAGAAAACATTCGGGCACGTCCTGACGGCACACAAGGGTCTTGGTCCAGGTTTTGACTTCCTCAGAATTGCCCTGGCTTTTTCAATCGTATTGGCACATTCATTTTTGCTGACCGGAAATGACGCTTTTTTCCGTTCGAGCCCGTTGTGGTTTGCCGAATACGCACTGGTTCCGATGTTCTTCGCTCTCAGCGGGTTTCTGATCGCCGGCAGCGCTCAGCGCCTCAGCCTGAAGAACTTTCTCTTGAACCGCGGACTGCGCATCGTTCCTGCTCTTGCGGTCGATATCGTCGTCTGCGCGCTCATCATCGGCCCGCTGGTGACGACCGTCGCTTTGCATGACTATTTTCTCGGCGCCGACTTCTACAAGTATTTTCTCAACATCATCGGCTGGATTCATTACAGCCTGCCGAGTGTATTTGAGCAAAACCCGACGCATCGGGTCAACGGAGCTCTGTGGACCGTGCCATGGGAAATCTTCTGCTACATCATCATGTCTGCGCTCATGATCACCTCGATCATCAAGTCATGGCAGAAGCTGGCACTTTTGACCGGTGGCTTTATCCTGAGCGGGCTTATCGTCCAGTCCTTCGGACATCTGCTGCCCTATCGCGTAAACCTGGTTTTGAGCACGCTGTTCGTCAGCCGCGGCGCACAGCTGGTATTTGCGTTTCTGCTCGGCATCTTGGCCTATCAATTGCGGGATTTCATTCCGCATAAAAAATCACTGTTCTTGGCCAGCATGGCGGTTTGCGTCCTGGCGATGCTGACCTTGAGCAGCCCCTCCATCGAGAGCGTGCCAAACAGACTGCTCGTAATCCCAGCGCTCGTCTATATCACGGTATTTGTCGGTCTGACGCCGGTGCCCCTGCCCTCCGTCTTTCACAAGGGCGACTATTCTTATGGCGTCTATCTTTATCACGACCCCTTTCTTCAGATTTTGATCAGTCTGGCGCCGGGCCTTTTCCTGATCCCGAATACCGGCGCGCTCGCGCTCTATGCTATCGGCATCTGCGCCGCGATGGGCATCGCTGTCTTTTCCTGGCATATGATCGAGAAGCCGATCCTGGGCATGCGAAAGAAATTCTCGTTCGTTGCAAAGGCGCGAGGTGTCGACGAGAATGCGGATATAAAGATCCTGCCCGTCGAGAAACCGGTAAAGGCATAG
- a CDS encoding 3-carboxy-cis,cis-muconate cycloisomerase yields MTASAFDHPFLSGLFGDDEISAHLSADADIRAMLSFEAALAKAEGAHGLIPQRAASRIAEACRGFTADIAGLKVATATDGVVVPDLVTQLRRSVGGEAAQYVHFGATSQDAIDTSLMIRLKAIVFLFSGRLDAIVRALDALDRQFGQNSLMGHTRMQAAIPIAVSDRLRTWRAPLEGYHGRLGVQKFPIQFGGAAGTLDRLGGKAADIRASLAQELGLTDEPQWQNQRAPIADLANLFSLITGSLGKMGQDIALLAQAGGEIELAGGGRSSAMVHKQNPVGAETLVTFSRFNAAQLSAIHQALVHEQERSGAAWTLEWLVLPQMVMATAGALRLARELTGNILRLGGS; encoded by the coding sequence GTGACCGCATCCGCCTTCGACCACCCATTCCTCAGCGGCCTTTTCGGAGACGATGAGATTTCGGCCCATCTTTCGGCGGATGCCGACATCCGCGCTATGCTCTCCTTCGAGGCTGCACTTGCCAAGGCCGAAGGCGCCCATGGCCTGATCCCACAAAGGGCAGCAAGCCGCATTGCCGAAGCTTGTCGAGGTTTCACTGCCGACATCGCGGGCCTCAAGGTTGCGACCGCCACAGACGGCGTCGTCGTTCCCGATCTCGTCACGCAACTGCGCAGGTCAGTGGGCGGCGAGGCGGCCCAGTATGTCCATTTCGGGGCGACCAGCCAGGACGCGATCGATACCAGCCTGATGATTAGGCTAAAGGCGATCGTCTTTCTTTTTTCCGGCCGGCTCGATGCCATTGTTCGCGCTCTCGACGCGCTCGATCGCCAGTTCGGCCAGAACAGTCTGATGGGCCATACCCGCATGCAGGCGGCAATCCCGATTGCCGTTTCCGATCGTCTGCGGACATGGCGAGCCCCGCTTGAAGGTTATCACGGCCGGCTAGGGGTACAGAAGTTTCCCATCCAGTTCGGTGGCGCGGCCGGGACGCTGGACAGGCTGGGCGGCAAGGCTGCCGACATCCGCGCGTCACTCGCCCAGGAACTTGGACTGACTGACGAGCCTCAATGGCAAAACCAGCGCGCACCAATCGCCGACCTTGCCAACCTCTTTTCGCTGATCACCGGCAGCCTGGGGAAGATGGGCCAGGACATCGCCCTTCTGGCGCAGGCGGGTGGAGAGATCGAACTTGCTGGCGGCGGAAGATCGTCAGCCATGGTGCACAAGCAGAACCCGGTCGGTGCCGAAACGCTTGTCACATTTTCCCGCTTCAACGCCGCCCAACTTTCGGCCATCCACCAAGCGCTTGTTCACGAACAGGAACGTTCGGGTGCCGCCTGGACACTTGAATGGCTCGTGCTGCCGCAGATGGTCATGGCGACCGCCGGCGCCCTGCGGCTTGCGCGCGAGCTGACCGGCAATATCCTCCGCCTCGGGGGCTCGTAG
- a CDS encoding ABC transporter substrate-binding protein, with amino-acid sequence MRQLVLAAAAAIVMGTAAYADTIKVGVVGPFSGPFALQGKNFKAGIDAYMATNGAKIGDNTVEVIYRDLPAADPAKSKALAQELVVKEKVQYLAGFYFTPDAMAVTPILKQANTPLVIMNAATSAIVTKSPLVVRTSFTLWQTSMPIAKVAFDKGIKKVISVVSDYGPGVDAENAFKAGFEKQGGEIVEAIRMPLATNDFSPIMQRIKDSGAEGVFAFLPSGPPTLGFVKSYSENGLKAAGIQLFATGDLTQESDLPALGDAALGILTTYHYAVSHDSPENKAFVAAAGKALGNPAELTFPAVGAYDGMHVIYKMIEATGGKQDAEKAVEAVKGLSWMSPRGPVSIDPESRHITENIYLREVAKDADGKYINKEIQTFEKQGDPGLAATK; translated from the coding sequence ATGAGACAGCTGGTTCTGGCCGCTGCGGCGGCAATCGTCATGGGTACCGCCGCCTATGCCGACACCATCAAGGTCGGGGTCGTTGGGCCGTTTTCGGGTCCGTTCGCGCTGCAAGGCAAGAACTTCAAGGCCGGGATCGACGCCTATATGGCAACGAATGGCGCCAAGATCGGCGACAATACCGTCGAAGTCATCTATCGCGACCTGCCGGCCGCCGATCCGGCCAAGTCCAAGGCGCTTGCCCAGGAACTCGTCGTCAAGGAGAAAGTCCAGTATCTGGCCGGGTTCTATTTCACGCCTGACGCAATGGCCGTCACGCCCATCCTGAAACAGGCCAATACGCCGCTCGTGATCATGAACGCCGCAACCTCTGCCATCGTCACCAAGAGCCCTCTGGTCGTTCGTACATCCTTCACCCTTTGGCAAACTTCCATGCCAATCGCCAAGGTCGCGTTCGACAAAGGCATTAAGAAGGTCATCTCGGTTGTCAGCGACTACGGTCCGGGGGTCGACGCTGAAAACGCCTTCAAGGCGGGCTTCGAAAAGCAAGGCGGGGAAATCGTCGAAGCGATCCGTATGCCACTTGCCACCAACGATTTCAGCCCGATCATGCAGCGCATTAAGGATTCGGGTGCTGAGGGCGTCTTTGCATTCCTGCCGTCCGGTCCGCCGACGCTTGGCTTCGTGAAATCCTATAGCGAGAATGGCCTGAAAGCCGCCGGCATCCAACTCTTTGCGACCGGTGACCTGACGCAGGAATCCGACCTTCCGGCGCTCGGCGACGCCGCTCTCGGCATTTTGACGACATACCACTACGCGGTTTCGCATGACTCGCCCGAAAACAAGGCCTTCGTTGCAGCCGCCGGCAAGGCACTCGGCAATCCGGCCGAACTCACCTTCCCGGCCGTCGGGGCCTATGACGGCATGCACGTCATCTACAAGATGATCGAGGCAACTGGCGGCAAGCAGGATGCTGAAAAAGCTGTCGAAGCCGTAAAGGGCCTTTCCTGGATGAGCCCGCGCGGCCCCGTTTCCATCGATCCCGAAAGCCGCCACATCACAGAAAATATCTATCTGCGCGAAGTCGCCAAGGATGCGGACGGCAAATACATCAACAAGGAAATCCAGACATTTGAAAAGCAGGGGGATCCAGGTCTGGCGGCGACAAAGTAA